The Deinococcus koreensis genome window below encodes:
- the serS gene encoding serine--tRNA ligase, with product MLDLKFIREHAGAVKEAIRVKGVNLDLDELLGLDRELLAVKQRVEAMQTERNANARLVPRATPEERAALIQKGKDLAEELRALEPALRAHEEQLRQLLLRVPNIPHPDVPVGRDDTDNVELRREGTLPEFAFTPLDHVDLLEQQGWSDPERVARVSGSRSYLLKGEAALLEMAVQMYALDVLAQRGFTPLSTTALVRPETLVHSGHFPGDEDSVYKLEGDELMLAGTAEVPVNSLYAGEQLGLEQLPVTFAAISGAFRREAGSAGRDVRGLIRVHEFRKVEQYVICRADEAEALGWFETILGNAEHLLRGLELPYRVVQNCTGDMGAGKVLMYDIETWVPSENLYRETHSCSYLGDWQARRTGLRYRGEDGRLVYAHTLNNTGIATPRILVPLLENHQQPDGTVRVPGALRPYLGGRASLGRPVR from the coding sequence ATGCTCGACCTGAAATTCATCCGCGAACACGCCGGCGCCGTGAAGGAGGCGATCCGGGTCAAGGGCGTGAACCTCGATCTGGACGAACTGCTGGGCCTCGACCGTGAGCTGCTGGCCGTCAAGCAGCGGGTCGAGGCCATGCAGACCGAGCGCAACGCCAACGCCAGGCTGGTGCCCCGGGCCACCCCCGAGGAGAGGGCGGCGCTGATCCAGAAGGGCAAGGATCTGGCCGAGGAACTGCGCGCCCTGGAACCCGCCCTGCGCGCCCACGAGGAGCAGCTGCGCCAACTGCTGCTGCGCGTGCCCAACATCCCCCATCCGGACGTGCCGGTGGGCCGCGACGACACCGACAACGTGGAACTGCGCCGCGAGGGCACCCTGCCGGAGTTCGCCTTCACGCCGCTCGATCACGTCGATCTGCTCGAGCAGCAGGGCTGGAGCGACCCCGAACGCGTGGCCCGCGTGTCGGGCAGCCGCTCGTATCTGCTCAAGGGCGAGGCCGCGCTGCTGGAGATGGCCGTGCAGATGTACGCGCTGGACGTGCTGGCGCAGCGGGGCTTCACGCCGCTCTCGACCACGGCGCTGGTGCGGCCCGAGACCCTGGTGCATTCCGGTCACTTTCCCGGCGACGAGGACTCGGTGTACAAGCTGGAGGGCGACGAACTGATGCTGGCCGGCACCGCCGAGGTGCCCGTGAACTCGCTCTACGCCGGCGAGCAGCTGGGCCTGGAGCAGCTGCCGGTCACCTTCGCGGCCATCAGCGGGGCGTTCCGGCGTGAGGCGGGGTCCGCGGGCCGGGACGTGCGCGGCCTGATCCGCGTGCACGAGTTCCGCAAGGTCGAGCAGTACGTGATCTGCCGCGCCGACGAGGCCGAGGCGCTGGGCTGGTTCGAGACCATCCTGGGCAACGCCGAGCACCTGCTGCGCGGCCTGGAGCTGCCCTACCGCGTCGTGCAGAACTGCACGGGCGACATGGGCGCCGGCAAGGTGCTGATGTACGACATCGAGACCTGGGTGCCCAGCGAGAACCTGTACCGCGAGACCCACTCGTGCTCGTACCTGGGCGACTGGCAGGCCCGCCGCACCGGGCTGCGCTACCGGGGCGAGGACGGCCGGCTCGTGTACGCGCACACCCTGAACAACACCGGGATCGCCACCCCGCGCATCCTGGTGCCCCTGCTGGAAAACCACCAGCAGCCGGACGGCACCGTCCGCGTGCCGGGGGCCCTGCGCCCCTATCTGGGCGGCCGGGCCAGCCTGGGCCGTCCGGTGCGCTGA
- the gatC gene encoding Asp-tRNA(Asn)/Glu-tRNA(Gln) amidotransferase subunit GatC: MIDAAQIDHLASLARLQLTPEERSGMQDDLGRILGYFEQLGEVNTDGVEEMQRPVTLLNVLRDDLPGEVFPRAVALALAPETQGGFIRVPRTVDTD; this comes from the coding sequence ATGATTGACGCGGCCCAGATCGACCACCTGGCCAGCCTTGCCCGGCTGCAACTGACCCCGGAGGAGCGCTCCGGGATGCAAGACGACCTGGGGCGCATCCTGGGCTATTTCGAACAGCTCGGTGAGGTGAACACCGACGGCGTGGAGGAGATGCAGCGCCCCGTGACCCTGCTGAACGTGCTACGCGACGACCTGCCCGGCGAGGTCTTCCCGCGCGCCGTGGCCCTGGCCCTGGCGCCCGAGACGCAAGGCGGCTTCATCCGCGTGCCGCGCACGGTGGACACCGACTGA
- a CDS encoding serine hydrolase, which produces MDTLLKLAAGVALVAPALLASAQAQETVPTQEGTITRLLSAAEIRPEWFAPSFLAQVPFETIAGQLSGIRTSYGAFVRLETLEGRPLAVYERGTLIVTLASLDAQGRLTGFGAVPGPAQAPAAQTPATPAPAPSPSTAAEKESAADRLKSLFATDPVDTARFSPDFLAQVSAAELTTLFATLKAQYGALKRVEVRVGWRLIFEKGELDVTSFAVDAQGLISSLLLRPVVPETTFATPEEARAAFAALPGQVSLLVQEVGAPATQTSPAARIDLNGGRLLAVGSAFKLAILGELQAQVGRGLRAWTDEIELADADKSLPSGTLQDSPAGTRFTLRDLADRMIRDSDNTATDLLLRAVGRAGVEARLGQSAMPSTREVFALKNPANIELLRAYRSAGLNREARRAVLAQAGSAPLPGVDLFARNRTTAQDVEWFVSARRLCALMADVAALPETRLNPGVATPGEFRSVSYKGGSEIGVLNLTTQVTTQAGTTWCVSATWNAPYPLDEGQFVSLYAGVLRLLR; this is translated from the coding sequence ATGGACACCCTCCTGAAGCTGGCCGCTGGCGTGGCCCTCGTCGCCCCCGCCCTGCTCGCCTCCGCCCAGGCCCAGGAGACCGTGCCCACGCAGGAAGGGACGATCACGCGCCTGCTCTCGGCGGCGGAGATCCGGCCGGAGTGGTTCGCGCCGAGCTTCCTGGCGCAGGTGCCCTTCGAGACCATCGCCGGGCAGCTCTCGGGCATCCGCACCTCGTATGGCGCCTTCGTGCGGCTGGAGACCCTGGAGGGCCGCCCGCTGGCGGTCTACGAGCGCGGCACGCTGATCGTCACGCTGGCCTCGCTGGACGCCCAGGGCCGCCTGACCGGCTTCGGCGCGGTGCCCGGCCCGGCCCAGGCCCCGGCAGCGCAGACCCCGGCCACGCCCGCCCCGGCCCCCAGCCCTTCAACCGCCGCCGAGAAGGAGAGCGCCGCCGACCGGCTGAAATCGCTCTTCGCCACTGATCCCGTGGACACCGCCCGCTTCAGCCCCGACTTTCTGGCGCAGGTCAGCGCGGCCGAGCTGACCACCCTGTTCGCCACTCTGAAGGCCCAGTACGGTGCACTGAAGAGAGTCGAGGTCAGGGTCGGCTGGCGGCTGATCTTCGAAAAAGGCGAGCTGGACGTGACCTCCTTCGCCGTAGACGCGCAGGGTCTGATCTCCAGCCTGCTGCTCCGTCCGGTCGTTCCGGAGACCACCTTTGCCACGCCCGAGGAGGCCCGCGCCGCCTTCGCCGCCCTGCCCGGTCAGGTCTCGCTGCTGGTGCAGGAGGTCGGGGCCCCGGCCACCCAGACCTCACCGGCCGCCCGGATCGACCTGAACGGCGGCCGGCTGCTGGCGGTCGGCTCGGCCTTCAAGCTGGCGATCCTGGGTGAACTGCAGGCCCAGGTCGGGCGCGGCCTCCGGGCCTGGACGGACGAGATCGAGCTGGCGGACGCCGATAAGAGCCTGCCCAGCGGCACGCTGCAGGACTCCCCCGCCGGCACCCGCTTTACCCTGCGCGACCTGGCCGACCGCATGATCCGCGACTCCGACAACACCGCCACCGATCTGCTGCTCAGGGCGGTGGGCCGCGCGGGCGTAGAGGCCCGCCTGGGCCAGAGCGCCATGCCCAGTACCCGCGAAGTGTTCGCCCTGAAAAATCCCGCGAACATCGAGCTGCTGCGCGCCTACCGCAGCGCCGGGCTGAACCGCGAGGCACGCCGCGCGGTGCTGGCCCAGGCGGGATCGGCCCCGCTGCCTGGGGTCGACCTCTTCGCCCGGAACCGCACGACCGCGCAGGACGTGGAATGGTTCGTCAGCGCCCGCCGCCTGTGCGCGCTGATGGCCGATGTGGCCGCCCTGCCGGAGACCCGTCTGAATCCCGGGGTCGCCACTCCCGGCGAGTTCAGGAGCGTCAGTTATAAGGGGGGCAGCGAGATCGGCGTGCTGAACCTGACCACGCAGGTCACGACCCAGGCGGGAACGACGTGGTGTGTCAGCGCCACCTGGAATGCCCCGTACCCCCTGGACGAGGGTCAGTTCGTCAGCCTGTACGCGGGGGTGCTGCGGCTGCTGCGCTGA
- a CDS encoding toxic anion resistance protein codes for MSDGTPGPLTPPDSILQAPDAVPSVQAQDTPEMVPLSDADRARLEQMARAFAEDVLGAGTHSPEFKRKLDAVHELGLPEQRAAAQSSNRMLERPLRATRVGALAEGSDILRSLTDLRRTVEDLDPSRAPTPRRFFGKLPGGKKVQNALDKYQSAQAHLNGILEALYRGQDELRRDNATIETEKVHLWETMQKLRQYAHVGKAVDEALTGRLALLQQSDPEKARMVSEELLFAVRQRVTDLLTQLAVSIQGYLALDLVRRNNLELIKGVDRATTTTVSALKTALMVSQALGTQQAVLGQVTALNDTTGRMIGSTAKLLREQSTEIQRQAGSATVDPQIIQGAFREVYGALDAISAYRQQALERFRDTMQVLDKEVNQAQTYLDRERQQVSRELAQDLNVTEKGELKV; via the coding sequence ATGAGCGACGGCACGCCCGGCCCCCTGACCCCGCCCGATTCGATCCTCCAGGCGCCGGACGCCGTGCCCAGCGTGCAGGCGCAGGACACGCCCGAGATGGTGCCGCTCTCGGACGCCGACCGGGCACGACTGGAGCAGATGGCCCGCGCCTTCGCCGAGGACGTGCTGGGCGCCGGCACCCACAGCCCCGAATTCAAGCGCAAGCTCGACGCCGTGCATGAGCTGGGCCTGCCCGAGCAGCGCGCGGCGGCGCAGAGTTCCAACCGCATGCTGGAGCGGCCGCTGCGCGCCACCCGGGTGGGCGCGCTGGCCGAGGGCAGCGACATCCTCAGGTCGCTGACCGACCTGCGCCGCACGGTCGAGGATCTCGACCCCAGCCGCGCGCCCACGCCCCGGAGATTCTTCGGCAAGCTGCCCGGCGGGAAGAAGGTACAGAACGCGCTCGATAAATACCAGAGCGCACAGGCCCACCTGAACGGCATTCTGGAGGCGCTGTACCGCGGTCAGGACGAACTGCGCCGCGACAACGCGACCATCGAGACCGAGAAGGTGCACCTGTGGGAGACCATGCAGAAGCTCCGGCAGTACGCGCACGTGGGCAAGGCGGTGGACGAGGCCCTCACCGGCCGGCTGGCCCTGCTGCAGCAGAGCGACCCCGAGAAGGCCCGCATGGTCAGCGAGGAACTGCTGTTCGCCGTGCGCCAGCGCGTGACCGACCTGCTGACCCAGCTCGCCGTGAGCATCCAGGGCTACCTCGCGCTCGATCTGGTGCGCCGCAACAACCTCGAACTCATCAAGGGTGTCGACCGCGCCACGACCACCACCGTCAGCGCCCTGAAGACCGCGCTGATGGTCTCGCAGGCGCTGGGCACCCAGCAGGCCGTGCTCGGGCAGGTCACCGCCCTGAACGACACCACGGGGCGCATGATCGGCTCCACCGCCAAGCTGCTGCGCGAACAGTCCACCGAGATCCAGCGGCAGGCGGGCAGCGCCACCGTCGATCCGCAGATCATCCAGGGCGCCTTCCGCGAGGTCTACGGCGCGCTGGACGCCATCAGCGCCTACCGCCAGCAGGCGCTGGAGCGCTTCCGCGACACCATGCAGGTACTGGATAAAGAGGTGAACCAGGCGCAGACCTATCTGGATCGGGAGCGCCAGCAGGTCTCGCGCGAACTGGCGCAGGATCTGAACGTGACCGAGAAGGGTGAGCTGAAGGTCTGA
- a CDS encoding phosphotransferase family protein — translation MYTDGARVLRLAAPRAGESARLTVQAAIQRSLIAAGVPTPQVLEVGTLDSGRTYLLEGLAQGDDSGPAAQGWADLGRALAALHALPRSGYGLLEDRDDELRGVARTLGGGLLSRLNLTWPFDASDPNAQALIAAAPDLLAPLLDVRAELLGLTGRPAALCHTDLHGEQFRWQGGRLTALLDFGDAAVGPPEWDVASLAFFHGWPVAAQVAHAAGCPCGREAALFGLLLSLHHAHRATALRRPDRLDRAAAFGRSCARRLTP, via the coding sequence GTGTACACCGACGGCGCGCGCGTGCTGCGGCTGGCCGCCCCGAGAGCGGGCGAATCGGCGCGCCTGACCGTGCAGGCGGCGATCCAGCGGAGCCTGATCGCTGCGGGCGTGCCCACTCCGCAGGTACTGGAGGTCGGTACGCTCGACTCGGGCCGGACGTACCTGCTGGAAGGGCTGGCCCAGGGAGACGACTCCGGCCCTGCTGCTCAGGGCTGGGCCGATCTGGGCCGCGCGCTGGCCGCCCTGCACGCCCTGCCACGCAGCGGGTACGGCCTGCTGGAAGACCGGGACGACGAACTCCGCGGCGTGGCCCGGACGCTGGGGGGTGGACTGCTGAGCCGCCTGAACCTGACATGGCCCTTCGATGCCTCCGACCCGAACGCGCAGGCGCTGATCGCTGCCGCTCCCGATCTCCTGGCCCCGCTGCTGGACGTGCGGGCGGAACTCCTGGGCCTTACCGGGCGACCGGCGGCGCTGTGCCACACCGATCTGCACGGAGAACAGTTCCGCTGGCAGGGCGGCCGGCTCACGGCGCTGCTGGATTTCGGGGACGCGGCCGTCGGCCCGCCGGAATGGGACGTGGCGAGTCTGGCGTTCTTCCACGGCTGGCCCGTGGCGGCGCAGGTCGCCCACGCCGCCGGATGCCCCTGTGGCCGCGAGGCGGCGCTGTTCGGCCTGCTGCTCTCGCTCCACCACGCCCACCGCGCCACCGCCCTCAGGCGTCCGGATCGCCTGGACAGGGCTGCCGCGTTCGGCCGGAGCTGTGCCCGTCGGCTGACTCCCTGA
- a CDS encoding Ig-like domain-containing protein, producing the protein MLQTSAVRRTTTAALALTVSFSLMACNNNTAPVPSNITSVTVSADKTSLAIGETAQAVANVVVTNNAAKTVTWSTTNANVATVNASTGEIKAVAVGNADIVATSTVDTGKKGKVTITVTAAPALTTAKISFRPASAPTVSGYTVNTGAAFDGTSGWVQEGTKTPLDMTANTRYRDAAADTTNIVQGLEPRQYGQLQMQCGTPTTGNPCSAGTLTSGAFEYKVVNGKYNVTVSVGDSDKRNTNSLYAINVEGASAIAAFAPTAGQFKTGSALVTVSDGFLSIDAVGGKNTKLNYVDITPAP; encoded by the coding sequence ATGTTGCAAACTTCCGCTGTCCGCCGTACCACTACCGCCGCCCTCGCCCTGACCGTGTCCTTCAGCCTGATGGCCTGTAACAACAACACGGCCCCTGTCCCCAGCAACATCACCTCCGTGACCGTCAGCGCGGACAAGACCAGCCTGGCCATCGGTGAGACGGCTCAGGCCGTCGCCAATGTCGTTGTGACCAACAACGCCGCCAAAACGGTCACCTGGTCGACCACCAATGCGAACGTCGCCACCGTGAACGCGAGCACCGGCGAAATCAAGGCCGTGGCCGTGGGCAATGCCGATATCGTCGCGACCTCCACCGTTGATACGGGCAAGAAGGGCAAGGTCACCATCACCGTGACGGCCGCTCCTGCCCTCACCACCGCCAAGATCAGCTTCCGTCCGGCCAGCGCGCCGACCGTGTCTGGTTACACGGTGAACACCGGCGCCGCGTTCGACGGTACCAGCGGCTGGGTGCAGGAAGGCACCAAGACGCCCCTGGACATGACCGCCAACACCCGCTACCGCGACGCGGCTGCCGACACCACGAACATCGTGCAGGGCCTGGAGCCCCGCCAGTACGGCCAGCTGCAGATGCAGTGCGGCACCCCCACGACCGGTAACCCCTGCTCGGCGGGCACCCTGACGTCCGGCGCCTTCGAGTACAAGGTGGTCAACGGGAAGTACAACGTGACCGTCAGCGTGGGCGATTCCGACAAGCGCAACACGAACAGCCTGTACGCGATCAACGTCGAAGGCGCGAGCGCCATTGCCGCCTTCGCGCCCACGGCCGGCCAGTTCAAGACCGGCTCGGCGCTCGTGACCGTGAGCGACGGTTTCCTGAGCATTGACGCCGTCGGTGGCAAGAACACCAAGCTCAACTACGTCGACATCACCCCGGCTCCCTGA
- the abc-f gene encoding ribosomal protection-like ABC-F family protein: protein MLVAVQDAIKEYGPLSVLEDVTFAVQPGDRVGLVGRNGAGKTTLFRLLTGSLTPDGGVVRRGPNVRVRALQQDPVFPEGATVDSVLDAAFHDLDALEAELQRAAQAMHSGTHESILRHEELLEQYARRGGFERRSRKDAVTLAFGFRGREHDPATGLSGGERTRLGLAALLVENPDVLLLDEPTNHLDIVMVEWLEGFLSRYPGAVLLISHDRTFLDTVTNETAYLRGGSLKVYPGNYTRFRETLEAELEQLSARHAIESRQIASLQQSADRMKIWGLGMSKLARRAKAMQSRVERLKSQAGAAPPPQERTTRIVFHAPESGDVVLDARHLTRRVGGRTLFEDVSVQVRRGERIAIIGRNGAGKTTLLRALLGLDSSDDPRARLLSGARVTTGYYDQALRGVEPEQTLYDVAREYVQKDAEAHDLLGIFMFPYDQHDKPARILSGGERARLALLKLAQEDHNLLILDEPTNHLDMEMVESLEVALEAFAGTLIMVSHDRAFIEGLADRIWLIEDGAFYEYPGWADYKAKHRTAAQVQAETPLAPPAPRPAAPRGKGLWHLRREVEGLEAEVARLEAELEAAQRALAAAGPGADYAALGQAAHDLEVRLEEKMHAWSEKQAEVEAKGG, encoded by the coding sequence GTGCTTGTTGCTGTACAGGACGCCATCAAAGAGTACGGGCCATTGAGTGTCCTGGAAGACGTGACTTTCGCTGTCCAGCCCGGCGACCGGGTGGGTCTGGTGGGCCGCAACGGCGCGGGGAAAACCACGCTGTTCCGTCTGCTGACCGGCAGCCTGACCCCCGATGGGGGGGTGGTGCGGCGCGGGCCAAATGTCCGGGTGCGGGCGCTCCAGCAGGATCCGGTCTTCCCCGAAGGCGCCACCGTGGACAGCGTGCTGGACGCCGCCTTCCATGACCTCGACGCGCTGGAGGCCGAGCTGCAGCGGGCGGCCCAGGCCATGCACAGCGGCACCCACGAGAGCATCCTGCGCCACGAGGAACTGCTGGAGCAGTACGCCCGCCGGGGCGGCTTCGAACGCCGCAGCCGCAAGGACGCCGTGACCCTGGCCTTCGGCTTCCGGGGCCGCGAACATGACCCCGCCACGGGCCTGAGCGGCGGCGAGCGCACCCGCCTGGGCCTGGCCGCGCTGCTGGTCGAGAACCCGGACGTGCTGCTGCTCGACGAACCCACCAACCACCTCGACATAGTGATGGTCGAGTGGCTGGAGGGCTTCCTGAGCCGCTACCCGGGGGCCGTGCTGCTGATCAGCCACGACCGCACCTTCCTCGATACCGTGACCAACGAGACCGCCTACCTGCGCGGCGGCAGCCTGAAGGTCTATCCCGGCAACTACACCCGTTTCCGCGAGACGCTGGAGGCCGAACTGGAACAGCTCTCCGCCCGGCACGCCATCGAGTCGCGGCAGATCGCCTCGCTGCAGCAGAGCGCCGACCGCATGAAGATCTGGGGCCTGGGCATGAGCAAGCTGGCCCGCCGCGCCAAGGCCATGCAGTCGCGCGTGGAGCGGCTCAAGTCGCAGGCCGGCGCCGCGCCCCCACCCCAGGAACGCACCACCCGGATCGTCTTCCACGCCCCGGAAAGCGGCGACGTGGTGCTCGACGCCCGTCACCTGACCCGCCGGGTCGGGGGCCGCACCCTGTTCGAGGACGTGAGCGTGCAGGTGCGCCGGGGCGAGCGCATCGCCATCATCGGGCGCAACGGGGCGGGCAAGACCACCCTGCTGCGCGCCCTGCTGGGCCTGGACAGCAGCGACGACCCCCGGGCGCGGCTGCTCAGCGGCGCCCGCGTGACCACCGGCTACTACGACCAGGCGCTGCGCGGCGTGGAGCCGGAGCAGACCCTCTACGACGTGGCCCGCGAGTACGTGCAGAAGGACGCCGAGGCCCACGACCTGCTGGGCATCTTCATGTTCCCCTACGACCAGCACGACAAGCCCGCCCGCATCCTGTCGGGCGGCGAGCGGGCGCGGCTGGCGCTGCTCAAGCTGGCCCAGGAAGACCACAACCTGCTCATTCTCGACGAGCCCACCAACCACCTCGACATGGAGATGGTCGAGTCGCTGGAGGTCGCCCTGGAGGCCTTCGCGGGCACCCTGATCATGGTCAGCCACGACCGCGCCTTCATCGAGGGGCTGGCCGACCGCATCTGGCTGATCGAGGACGGCGCCTTCTACGAGTACCCCGGCTGGGCCGACTACAAGGCCAAACACCGCACGGCCGCGCAGGTGCAGGCCGAGACCCCGCTCGCCCCGCCCGCTCCCCGCCCCGCCGCCCCCAGGGGCAAGGGCCTGTGGCACCTGAGGCGCGAGGTCGAGGGCCTGGAGGCCGAGGTCGCCCGCCTGGAGGCCGAACTGGAAGCGGCCCAGCGCGCGCTGGCAGCCGCCGGGCCGGGCGCCGACTACGCCGCGCTGGGGCAGGCTGCCCACGATCTGGAAGTGCGCCTGGAAGAGAAGATGCACGCCTGGAGCGAAAAGCAGGCTGAGGTGGAAGCGAAGGGCGGATAA
- a CDS encoding FecR family protein: protein MSFSSSISVSPLRRRLLVLALAAPGTLAAAQSASGPLTLSEAQGSVEIQGKDSVWVRVSGPLGITSPLRVGTGRGILRAGARGEIVMGSASQFRFYRDEADLTSGRFFLRGPVAVHVQGVHLVMEGAGEARVDLSDSTRRVAVISGALRLALPGGVEQLKAGQQLALKGSRISAFKEEDPWYASQFRGPGDAVIEATRGPVRLRSARLGIAGSATTPALIGDPLEPGARLTTDAGAWAEVGFSGGGYLRLNESGELSVLSVERTSTGREVLLRLEKGTAWNVVEKGQGGYRIDTPLVSTAVRGTVFRVDASGVVKVFEGQVVTPSDGDQPIAQGQQRTSAGGIGGLQLDATDKLNQALDAERAVPLILSLSRSGVGGRPLSLPELALEARSLPGAAVSVTVAGQTVPVSGTDGLYRLERLNPSLPEGVYRVRINARRSGQSVSQTQLIRIDRTPPALEDLQLTREGRVLSLSGRLRDASGGPLTVTVKVGTQVTTRFGGGEQTFQYLLPNLTPDLPVSVSVRDEAGNETNALLP from the coding sequence GTGAGTTTTTCGTCTTCCATCTCCGTCTCGCCGCTGCGGCGTCGCCTCCTGGTGCTGGCCCTCGCGGCGCCGGGCACCCTGGCTGCGGCGCAGAGCGCGTCCGGCCCCCTGACGCTCAGCGAGGCGCAGGGCAGCGTGGAGATTCAGGGCAAGGACAGCGTGTGGGTTCGCGTGAGCGGGCCGCTGGGAATCACCAGTCCGCTGCGGGTCGGCACCGGGCGGGGGATCCTGCGCGCCGGGGCCAGGGGCGAGATCGTGATGGGCAGCGCCTCGCAGTTCCGCTTCTACCGCGACGAGGCCGACCTGACCTCGGGGCGCTTCTTCCTGCGTGGGCCGGTGGCGGTGCACGTGCAGGGCGTTCATCTGGTGATGGAGGGAGCGGGCGAGGCGCGCGTGGATCTCAGCGACAGCACCCGCCGGGTGGCCGTGATCAGCGGCGCGCTGCGCCTGGCCCTGCCGGGCGGGGTCGAGCAGCTCAAGGCCGGGCAGCAGCTGGCCCTGAAGGGCAGCCGGATCAGCGCCTTCAAGGAGGAAGACCCCTGGTACGCCTCGCAGTTCCGCGGCCCGGGCGACGCGGTCATCGAGGCCACGCGCGGCCCGGTGCGCCTGCGCTCGGCGCGGCTGGGCATCGCGGGCAGCGCCACCACGCCTGCCCTGATCGGCGATCCGCTGGAACCGGGCGCCCGGCTGACCACCGACGCCGGGGCCTGGGCCGAGGTCGGCTTCAGCGGGGGCGGTTACCTGCGCCTGAATGAAAGCGGTGAACTGAGCGTACTGAGCGTGGAGCGCACCAGCACGGGCCGGGAAGTCCTGCTGCGGCTGGAGAAGGGCACCGCCTGGAACGTGGTCGAGAAGGGCCAGGGCGGCTACCGCATCGACACCCCGCTGGTCAGCACGGCGGTGCGCGGCACGGTCTTCCGGGTGGACGCCAGCGGCGTGGTCAAGGTCTTCGAGGGCCAGGTGGTCACCCCCAGCGACGGAGACCAGCCCATCGCGCAGGGCCAGCAGCGCACCTCCGCCGGGGGCATCGGGGGCCTGCAGCTCGACGCCACCGACAAACTGAACCAGGCGCTGGACGCCGAGCGGGCCGTGCCGCTGATCCTGAGCCTGAGCCGCAGCGGCGTGGGGGGCCGCCCCCTGAGCCTGCCCGAACTGGCCCTGGAGGCGCGCAGCCTGCCGGGCGCCGCCGTGAGCGTCACGGTGGCCGGCCAGACCGTGCCGGTCAGCGGCACGGACGGCCTGTACCGCCTGGAGCGCCTGAACCCCAGCCTGCCCGAGGGCGTGTACCGCGTGCGCATCAATGCGCGGCGCTCCGGGCAGAGCGTGAGCCAGACCCAGCTGATCCGCATCGACCGCACCCCGCCCGCGCTCGAAGACCTGCAGCTGACCCGCGAGGGCCGCGTGCTCAGCCTGAGCGGCCGCCTGCGCGACGCCAGCGGCGGCCCCCTGACGGTCACCGTCAAGGTGGGCACGCAGGTCACCACCCGTTTCGGCGGCGGCGAGCAGACCTTCCAGTACCTCCTGCCCAACCTGACCCCGGATCTTCCCGTGAGCGTCAGCGTGCGGGACGAGGCCGGCAACGAGACGAATGCGCTTCTCCCCTGA